The Theropithecus gelada isolate Dixy chromosome X, Tgel_1.0, whole genome shotgun sequence genome includes a window with the following:
- the CXCR3 gene encoding C-X-C chemokine receptor type 3 isoform X1 encodes MGSPRRVQEKGSHHPRAQAERMELRRYGSGRLAGTVIGGAAQSKSQSKSDSVTKEFLAGLYTAPSSAFPPSQVSDHQVLNDAEVAALLENFSSSYDYGENESDSCCTSPPCPQDFSLNFDRAFLPTLYSLLFLLGLLGNGAVAAVLLSRRAALSSTDTFLLHLAVADTLLVLTLPLWAVDAAVQWVFGSGLCKVAGALFNINFYAGALLLACISFDRYLNIVHATQLYRRGPPARVTLTCLAVWGLCLLFALPDFIFLSAHHDERLKATHCQYNFPQVGRTALRVLQLVAGFLLPLLVMAYCYAHILAVLLVSRGQRRLRAMRLVVVVVVAFALCWTPYHLVVLVDILMDLGALARNCGRESRVDVAKSVTSGLGYMHCCLNPLLYAFVGVKFRERMWMLLLRLGCPNQRGLQRQPSSSRRDSSWSETSEASYSGL; translated from the coding sequence ATGGGATCACCCAGAAGAGTTCAAGAGAAGGGAAGTCACCATCCCAGAGCCCAGGCTGAGCGGATGGAGTTGAGGAGGTATGGCTCTGGAAGACTGGCGGGGACAGTTATAGGAGGAGCTGCTCAGAGTAAATCACAGTCTAAATCAGACTCAGTCACAAAGGAGTTCCTGGCGGGCCTTTACACAGCCCCTTCCTCTGCGTTCCCTCCCTCACAGGTGAGTGACCACCAAGTGCTAAATGACGCCGAGGTTGCTGCCCTCCTGGAGAACTTCAGCTCTTCCTATGACTATGGAGAAAATGAGAGTGACTCGTGCTGtacctccccaccctgcccacaGGACTTCAGCCTGAACTTCGACCGGGCCTTCCTGCCAACCCTCTACAGCCTCCTCTTTCTACTGGGGCTGCTGGGCAACGGCGCAGTGGCAGCGGTGCTGCTGAGCCGGCGGGCAGCCCTGAGCAGCACCGACACCTTCCTGCTCCACTTGGCTGTGGCAGACACGCTGCTGGTGCTGACGCTCCCACTCTGGGCAGTGGACGCTGCCGTCCAGTGGGTCTTTGGCTCTGGCCTCTGCAAAGTGGCAGGTGCCCTCTTCAACATCAACTTCTACGCAGGGGCCCTCCTGCTGGCCTGCATCAGCTTTGACCGCTACCTGAACATAGTGCACGCCACCCAGCTCTACCGCAGGGGGCCCCCGGCCCGCGTGACCCTCACCTGCCTGGCTGTCTGGGGGCTCTGCCTGCTCTTCGCCCTCCCAGACTTCATCTTCCTGTCGGCCCACCATGACGAGCGCCTCAAGGCCACCCACTGCCAGTACAACTTCCCACAGGTGGGCCGCACGGCTCTGCGGGTGCTGCAGCTGGTGGCTGGCTTTCTGCTGCCCCTGCTGGTCATGGCCTACTGCTATGCCCACATCCTGGCCGTGCTGCTGGTCTCCAGGGGCCAGCGGCGCCTGCGGGCCATGCGGCTGGTGGTGGTGGTCGTGGTGGCCTTTGCCCTCTGCTGGACCCCCTATCACCTGGTGGTGCTGGTGGACATCCTCATGGACCTGGGCGCTTTAGCCCGGAACTGTGGCCGAGAAAGCAGGGTAGACGTGGCCAAGTCGGTCACCTCAGGCCTGGGCTATATGCACTGCTGCCTCAACCCGCTGCTCTATGCCTTTGTAGGGGTCAAGTTCCGGGAGCGGATGTGGATGCTGCTCTTGCGCCTGGGCTGCCCCAACCAGAGAGGGCTCCAGAGGCAGCCATCGTCTTCCCGCCGGGATTCATCCTGGTCTGAGACCTCAGAGGCCTCCTACTCGGGCTTGTGA
- the CXCR3 gene encoding C-X-C chemokine receptor type 3 isoform X2, translating to MVLEVSDHQVLNDAEVAALLENFSSSYDYGENESDSCCTSPPCPQDFSLNFDRAFLPTLYSLLFLLGLLGNGAVAAVLLSRRAALSSTDTFLLHLAVADTLLVLTLPLWAVDAAVQWVFGSGLCKVAGALFNINFYAGALLLACISFDRYLNIVHATQLYRRGPPARVTLTCLAVWGLCLLFALPDFIFLSAHHDERLKATHCQYNFPQVGRTALRVLQLVAGFLLPLLVMAYCYAHILAVLLVSRGQRRLRAMRLVVVVVVAFALCWTPYHLVVLVDILMDLGALARNCGRESRVDVAKSVTSGLGYMHCCLNPLLYAFVGVKFRERMWMLLLRLGCPNQRGLQRQPSSSRRDSSWSETSEASYSGL from the exons ATGGTCCTTGAG GTGAGTGACCACCAAGTGCTAAATGACGCCGAGGTTGCTGCCCTCCTGGAGAACTTCAGCTCTTCCTATGACTATGGAGAAAATGAGAGTGACTCGTGCTGtacctccccaccctgcccacaGGACTTCAGCCTGAACTTCGACCGGGCCTTCCTGCCAACCCTCTACAGCCTCCTCTTTCTACTGGGGCTGCTGGGCAACGGCGCAGTGGCAGCGGTGCTGCTGAGCCGGCGGGCAGCCCTGAGCAGCACCGACACCTTCCTGCTCCACTTGGCTGTGGCAGACACGCTGCTGGTGCTGACGCTCCCACTCTGGGCAGTGGACGCTGCCGTCCAGTGGGTCTTTGGCTCTGGCCTCTGCAAAGTGGCAGGTGCCCTCTTCAACATCAACTTCTACGCAGGGGCCCTCCTGCTGGCCTGCATCAGCTTTGACCGCTACCTGAACATAGTGCACGCCACCCAGCTCTACCGCAGGGGGCCCCCGGCCCGCGTGACCCTCACCTGCCTGGCTGTCTGGGGGCTCTGCCTGCTCTTCGCCCTCCCAGACTTCATCTTCCTGTCGGCCCACCATGACGAGCGCCTCAAGGCCACCCACTGCCAGTACAACTTCCCACAGGTGGGCCGCACGGCTCTGCGGGTGCTGCAGCTGGTGGCTGGCTTTCTGCTGCCCCTGCTGGTCATGGCCTACTGCTATGCCCACATCCTGGCCGTGCTGCTGGTCTCCAGGGGCCAGCGGCGCCTGCGGGCCATGCGGCTGGTGGTGGTGGTCGTGGTGGCCTTTGCCCTCTGCTGGACCCCCTATCACCTGGTGGTGCTGGTGGACATCCTCATGGACCTGGGCGCTTTAGCCCGGAACTGTGGCCGAGAAAGCAGGGTAGACGTGGCCAAGTCGGTCACCTCAGGCCTGGGCTATATGCACTGCTGCCTCAACCCGCTGCTCTATGCCTTTGTAGGGGTCAAGTTCCGGGAGCGGATGTGGATGCTGCTCTTGCGCCTGGGCTGCCCCAACCAGAGAGGGCTCCAGAGGCAGCCATCGTCTTCCCGCCGGGATTCATCCTGGTCTGAGACCTCAGAGGCCTCCTACTCGGGCTTGTGA